One Faecalispora anaeroviscerum genomic window carries:
- a CDS encoding NADH-dependent [FeFe] hydrogenase, group A6 produces the protein MVKVTINHKAYEVEEGSTILDAAASVGIHIPTLCYLKGINEIGACRVCVVELQGKDKLVASCNNRVEEGMVVYTNSPRVREARRGIVELILSQHDCYCSTCVRSGNCGLQKIANDLGILDLPYQRELPVSEWNKRFPLIRDFSKCIKCMRCIQVCDEIQGMHIWDVANTGSRTTVDVTWNRKIEDSDCALCGQCITHCPVGALRERDDTEKAFAALADPDKITVVQIAPSVRAAWGEPFGLSREEATVKRLVAALRKMGFRYIFDTNFAADLTIMEEGSELLEKLSRPDTAKFPMFTSCCPGWVRFLKSQYPDMVGHLSSAKSPQQMFGAVAKSYYAKLLNADPKRIYSISIMPCLAKKDECAQKVLNDAGAGQDVDLVLTTREIDRMIRAEHIQVSELEEEEFDMPLGVGTGAAVIFGATGGVMQAALRSAYYLATGENPDPDAFLEVGGMEGWKEASFRIADRTLRVAVVNGLGNARRLMESIRGGRASYDFVEVMACPGGCAGGGGQPITEGMEFAQVRGAQLYELDKENTLRFSHENPAVLEAYRDYFEKPLSERSHKLLHTNQKLWECPLSPYLQQNRPNDVY, from the coding sequence ATGGTAAAGGTAACGATCAATCACAAGGCGTACGAGGTAGAGGAAGGCTCTACCATTCTGGATGCGGCGGCCTCGGTTGGTATCCACATTCCCACCCTCTGCTACCTGAAGGGAATCAACGAAATCGGAGCCTGCCGGGTCTGCGTGGTGGAACTGCAGGGCAAGGATAAGCTCGTGGCTTCGTGCAATAACCGGGTGGAAGAGGGGATGGTAGTTTACACCAACAGCCCGCGCGTCCGCGAGGCCCGCCGGGGCATTGTTGAGCTGATCCTTTCGCAGCACGACTGCTACTGCTCCACCTGCGTTCGGAGCGGGAACTGCGGCCTGCAAAAAATCGCGAACGATCTGGGCATTCTGGACTTACCATATCAGCGGGAGCTTCCGGTTTCGGAATGGAATAAACGCTTTCCGCTGATCCGCGATTTTTCCAAGTGTATCAAGTGTATGCGTTGCATCCAGGTGTGCGATGAGATTCAGGGCATGCACATTTGGGATGTGGCGAATACCGGCTCCCGCACTACCGTAGACGTCACCTGGAATCGGAAGATCGAAGATTCAGACTGCGCGCTCTGCGGCCAGTGCATCACACATTGCCCGGTTGGGGCGCTGCGCGAGCGCGACGACACCGAAAAAGCCTTTGCCGCACTGGCGGACCCGGATAAAATCACAGTGGTGCAGATCGCGCCGTCCGTGCGCGCGGCGTGGGGAGAGCCGTTCGGTCTCTCCCGCGAAGAAGCAACCGTAAAACGCCTTGTTGCCGCACTGAGGAAGATGGGATTCCGCTATATCTTCGATACGAATTTTGCCGCCGACCTCACCATCATGGAGGAGGGCAGCGAGCTGCTGGAAAAGCTGAGCCGGCCCGATACGGCCAAATTCCCAATGTTTACCTCGTGCTGTCCCGGGTGGGTGCGGTTTTTAAAATCGCAATATCCCGATATGGTCGGCCATCTTTCCAGCGCCAAATCACCTCAGCAGATGTTTGGTGCCGTGGCCAAGAGCTATTACGCAAAGCTGCTCAATGCGGACCCCAAACGGATTTATTCCATTTCGATTATGCCGTGTCTGGCCAAAAAGGACGAATGCGCGCAGAAGGTATTGAACGACGCTGGGGCGGGGCAGGACGTTGACCTGGTTCTGACTACCCGCGAGATCGACCGCATGATTCGCGCGGAACATATTCAGGTGTCTGAGCTGGAGGAAGAGGAGTTTGATATGCCGCTCGGTGTCGGCACCGGTGCAGCTGTGATTTTCGGAGCAACGGGTGGCGTAATGCAGGCGGCCCTGCGTTCGGCATATTATTTGGCGACGGGTGAGAATCCTGACCCCGATGCATTTCTTGAGGTTGGCGGGATGGAGGGCTGGAAGGAAGCAAGCTTCCGGATAGCTGACCGGACTCTGCGGGTGGCTGTTGTCAACGGGCTTGGGAACGCAAGGAGACTCATGGAGTCCATCCGCGGTGGTCGGGCTTCGTATGATTTTGTGGAGGTAATGGCCTGCCCGGGTGGCTGCGCCGGCGGCGGCGGCCAGCCGATTACGGAAGGAATGGAATTTGCGCAGGTTCGCGGAGCGCAGCTTTATGAGCTGGATAAGGAAAACACGCTGCGCTTCTCCCATGAAAATCCTGCGGTGCTCGAGGCGTACCGCGATTATTTTGAAAAGCCTCTGTCGGAGCGTTCCCACAAGCTGCTTCATACCAACCAAAAGCTATGGGAGTGTCCGCTTTCCCCGTATCTCCAGCAGAATCGTCCGAATGACGTTTATTGA
- a CDS encoding NAD(P)-binding protein: protein MSRLEIITPNKAQTTVEKLYRDLERRIIASPPNLCPVDLAASFLKICRAQTCGKCVPCRIGLAQLENLLEDVLNQKATMETIDLIERTANIIVQSADCAIGYEAADMVLKGVRGFREDYVEHVATGRCTCNLNQPVPCVALCPAGVDIPGYIALVHAGRYADAVQLIRKDNPFPTACAFVCEHPCEARCRRNMIDASINIRGIKRFAVDHAGKVPAPDCAPSTGKRVAVIGAGPGGLSTAYYLSLMGHSVTVYEKQPHLGGMLRYGIPSYRLPRERLWDDIEAILSTGVQVKTGVNVGKDLEISDLTGTYDAVYIAIGAHSDRKLGIPGENSRGMISAVDLLRSIGNNAKLGFAGKTVVVIGGGNVAMDAARSAVRLGAEKVAIVYRRREEDMTALPEEVQGAANEGCRILCLQAPSRIEATEDGDVAALWVKPQIIGNMDSAGRPKPVDADIQERRIPCDLIVSAIGQSVEYGPFAEYGVPVSRGSIIAQSCARVDNIPNLFAGGDCVSGPATVIKAVAAGKVAAANIDNFLGYHHEITTYVVIPSANMDDRPPCGRVNLTERESEERKNDFDLMESGMTDQEAVQESSRCLRCDHFGYGVFKGGRAYRW, encoded by the coding sequence ATGAGCAGACTTGAAATTATAACGCCGAACAAAGCACAAACCACTGTCGAAAAGCTTTACCGTGATCTGGAACGCCGGATCATTGCCAGCCCTCCAAACCTGTGTCCTGTTGATCTTGCGGCATCCTTTCTGAAAATATGCAGAGCGCAGACGTGCGGAAAATGCGTGCCGTGCCGCATTGGCCTTGCGCAGCTGGAAAATTTGCTCGAAGATGTGCTGAATCAGAAGGCCACGATGGAAACCATAGATTTAATTGAAAGAACTGCCAACATTATAGTGCAGTCAGCAGACTGCGCCATAGGTTATGAGGCGGCCGACATGGTGCTCAAAGGGGTTCGGGGCTTCCGCGAGGATTACGTGGAACACGTTGCAACAGGCCGATGTACCTGTAATTTGAACCAGCCGGTGCCCTGCGTGGCGTTGTGTCCCGCCGGGGTAGATATCCCCGGGTATATTGCCCTGGTGCACGCGGGCAGGTATGCCGACGCGGTGCAGCTGATCCGAAAGGACAATCCGTTCCCGACGGCCTGCGCGTTTGTCTGCGAGCATCCCTGCGAGGCGCGCTGCAGAAGGAACATGATCGACGCTTCCATCAATATCCGCGGGATTAAGCGCTTTGCCGTCGACCATGCGGGCAAGGTGCCCGCGCCCGACTGCGCGCCCTCTACGGGTAAGCGGGTGGCGGTTATCGGCGCGGGACCGGGCGGGCTGAGCACCGCCTATTACCTCTCGCTGATGGGTCACAGCGTTACCGTTTACGAGAAGCAGCCGCATCTGGGCGGAATGCTGCGGTACGGAATCCCGAGCTACCGCTTGCCGCGCGAGCGGCTTTGGGATGATATCGAGGCCATCCTCTCTACCGGGGTTCAGGTGAAAACCGGAGTCAACGTTGGCAAGGATCTCGAAATTTCTGATCTAACGGGAACATACGACGCGGTTTATATCGCAATTGGTGCGCATTCAGACAGAAAACTGGGCATCCCGGGGGAAAACAGCCGCGGGATGATCTCTGCGGTCGATCTGCTGCGCAGTATCGGCAACAATGCAAAATTGGGCTTTGCCGGAAAAACCGTGGTGGTGATCGGCGGCGGAAACGTTGCAATGGACGCGGCCCGCTCCGCTGTTCGTCTTGGTGCAGAGAAGGTCGCGATTGTCTATCGCCGCCGCGAGGAGGACATGACCGCCCTGCCGGAAGAGGTGCAGGGAGCGGCGAATGAGGGCTGCCGGATTTTGTGTCTGCAAGCGCCCTCCAGGATTGAAGCGACCGAAGACGGCGATGTTGCCGCGCTGTGGGTGAAGCCACAGATTATCGGGAACATGGATTCCGCCGGGCGTCCGAAGCCGGTGGATGCGGATATACAGGAAAGGCGGATCCCTTGCGACTTGATCGTGTCGGCGATCGGCCAGAGCGTGGAATACGGGCCGTTTGCGGAATACGGCGTTCCGGTCAGCCGGGGTAGTATCATTGCGCAGAGCTGCGCCCGGGTAGACAATATCCCGAACCTGTTCGCCGGCGGCGACTGCGTCAGCGGCCCTGCCACGGTGATCAAGGCGGTGGCAGCCGGTAAAGTGGCTGCCGCCAATATCGATAATTTTCTGGGGTATCATCATGAAATCACGACGTATGTGGTCATTCCCTCCGCCAATATGGATGACAGGCCGCCCTGCGGCAGGGTGAACCTGACCGAACGCGAATCAGAGGAGAGAAAGAACGATTTTGATCTGATGGAAAGCGGCATGACCGATCAGGAAGCCGTTCAGGAATCCTCGCGGTGTTTGCGCTGCGATCATTTTGGTTATGGCGTATTCAAAGGGGGGAGGGCTTACAGATGGTAA
- a CDS encoding M20 family metallopeptidase, with translation MNKQQMYEYLDQKKPVITKLSDCIWEYAETAFEEFQSADLLKKALQENGFSVQEKVGNIETAFCGTYGSGGPVIGILAEYDALSGLSQKAHCAEQQALTPGGNGHGCGHNLFAGGSVGAALAVKTYLEENRLAGTVKLFGCPAEEGGSGKAFMAREGVFDGLDAALAWHPMGVNGIFDMSSLANYQVMYRFKGKSAHAAASPYLGRSALDAVELMNVGANFLREHIVPQARVHYAIHDAGGFSPNVVQSTASVLYLIRAPKIPQVEEIYQRVNQIAQGAALMTGTEVEIEFVKACADLVPNKSLAAVLYRNFEEQKLPEYTEEELAFAGKIAKTAPLSEARAQDLLDLYAAHLLQRESRELLQKLQERDICDILLPFSEDGPNVVLPGSSDVGDVSWNVPTSQIVTACYAIGTPEHSWQLVSQDKTSIGHKGMMLAAKVLAGAAVDLLEQPELVEKARREFKERMNGQKYVCAIPKEVLPKAISKL, from the coding sequence ATGAATAAACAGCAAATGTACGAATACTTGGATCAGAAAAAGCCGGTCATCACCAAGCTTTCCGACTGCATTTGGGAGTACGCGGAAACTGCGTTCGAAGAATTTCAGTCTGCGGATCTTCTGAAAAAAGCACTGCAAGAAAATGGTTTTTCCGTGCAGGAGAAGGTTGGCAACATCGAAACCGCCTTTTGCGGAACCTATGGCAGCGGCGGTCCTGTGATTGGAATACTGGCGGAATACGACGCTCTGTCGGGCCTGAGCCAGAAGGCTCACTGCGCAGAACAGCAGGCGCTGACCCCTGGCGGAAACGGCCATGGCTGCGGACATAATCTGTTTGCGGGCGGTTCAGTCGGCGCCGCGCTGGCGGTGAAAACGTATCTGGAGGAAAACCGGCTGGCAGGTACGGTTAAGCTGTTCGGCTGCCCGGCGGAAGAAGGCGGCTCAGGCAAAGCGTTTATGGCAAGAGAGGGCGTTTTTGACGGCCTCGACGCGGCGCTGGCCTGGCACCCCATGGGAGTCAACGGAATTTTCGATATGTCCAGCCTTGCCAATTATCAGGTGATGTATCGCTTCAAGGGGAAGTCCGCTCATGCAGCGGCGTCACCGTATTTGGGCAGAAGCGCTCTTGATGCGGTGGAGCTGATGAATGTCGGCGCTAATTTCCTGCGGGAGCACATTGTTCCGCAGGCCCGGGTACACTACGCGATTCATGATGCCGGCGGATTTTCCCCGAACGTGGTTCAGTCAACCGCCTCGGTTCTGTACCTAATCCGTGCACCCAAAATACCGCAGGTGGAGGAAATCTACCAGAGGGTCAACCAGATTGCGCAGGGCGCTGCGCTGATGACCGGAACCGAAGTGGAGATCGAATTTGTAAAGGCGTGTGCCGACCTGGTGCCCAACAAATCGCTTGCCGCCGTTTTGTACCGGAACTTTGAAGAGCAGAAGCTGCCGGAATATACCGAAGAGGAACTCGCCTTTGCCGGAAAGATTGCAAAAACAGCTCCGCTGTCCGAAGCGCGGGCTCAGGATCTGCTGGATTTGTATGCTGCTCACTTGCTGCAGCGTGAGAGCAGAGAGCTTCTGCAGAAGCTGCAGGAGAGAGATATTTGCGATATTCTGCTTCCTTTCAGCGAGGATGGCCCGAATGTTGTGCTTCCCGGCTCCTCCGATGTAGGTGATGTAAGCTGGAATGTGCCGACCTCTCAGATTGTAACAGCCTGCTATGCCATCGGTACTCCGGAGCATTCCTGGCAGCTGGTTTCTCAGGATAAGACCTCGATCGGCCATAAGGGCATGATGCTGGCTGCAAAGGTCCTGGCCGGCGCGGCAGTCGATCTTCTGGAGCAGCCGGAACTGGTAGAGAAAGCCCGGCGCGAATTCAAGGAGCGTATGAACGGCCAGAAGTATGTTTGCGCAATCCCGAAAGAAGTGCTTCCCAAAGCAATCAGCAAGCTGTAA
- a CDS encoding sodium/glutamate symporter family protein: MNSATLTQLLYSFCALSVLLLIGTFLRGVVPAFRKLFLPASVIGGVIGRLVGPIVWQGGGIPFPETWLTTWSTLPGILIVPVVASVPLGMAIGTKEGKATKATTNVIKVFGLITLVGAAQTMLGIGVKKLFDVIQPALNLYPTFGFELFAGFNGGPGTAGVIGSMYRDYNLDYWKIAQGLTSTTATFGIVGGMIIGIISINIAARRGDTAILTKPGDLPPDMARGYERDPAKQKSAGKDTTLNSSIESLTFHLSIILGGCGLAYIVMNLVKAYKVPGFSQVPIWAYAIIVMFGVNFVIQKIGLGSMIDDKTKSKIAGTCSDYAIVASIASLPIQAVLKYIAPLVVLLIGGYVVTYFLIMALSKAFFPEYWFEHAMTIWGTCCGVFLTGLMLLKICDPDFKSSVLNNYSVGFSFSSVLGYVIMPASVLMMLHYSFGANMLFQFGILVASLVVIFFSDRIYKVSVKKGAENA, from the coding sequence TTGAATTCGGCAACACTAACTCAACTCCTGTACAGCTTTTGCGCTTTGAGCGTATTGCTGCTCATCGGCACTTTTTTGCGCGGCGTAGTGCCGGCTTTCCGTAAACTATTTTTGCCCGCCTCGGTTATCGGCGGTGTGATCGGTCGTTTGGTAGGCCCGATTGTCTGGCAGGGCGGTGGAATTCCATTCCCGGAAACGTGGCTTACCACATGGTCGACACTCCCGGGCATTCTGATCGTTCCGGTGGTTGCGAGCGTTCCCCTGGGAATGGCGATCGGCACGAAAGAAGGAAAGGCGACTAAGGCCACTACAAACGTGATCAAGGTATTCGGATTGATCACCCTGGTGGGTGCGGCTCAGACAATGCTGGGCATTGGTGTAAAGAAGCTGTTTGATGTGATTCAGCCCGCATTAAACCTGTACCCCACCTTCGGCTTTGAACTGTTCGCCGGCTTTAACGGAGGCCCCGGCACAGCCGGCGTCATCGGCAGTATGTACCGCGATTATAATCTGGATTACTGGAAGATTGCGCAGGGACTTACCTCCACGACGGCAACCTTTGGTATTGTAGGCGGCATGATCATTGGCATTATCTCCATCAACATCGCGGCTCGGCGTGGGGACACCGCGATTCTGACAAAACCGGGCGATCTTCCTCCTGATATGGCCAGAGGCTACGAGAGAGATCCCGCGAAGCAGAAATCGGCCGGTAAAGATACCACGCTCAACTCTTCGATCGAATCACTGACCTTCCATTTGTCTATTATTCTGGGTGGTTGTGGCTTGGCATACATAGTGATGAATCTGGTCAAGGCCTACAAGGTGCCGGGTTTCAGTCAGGTTCCGATCTGGGCTTATGCAATTATTGTGATGTTCGGGGTGAACTTTGTCATTCAGAAAATCGGGCTTGGCAGCATGATCGACGACAAAACCAAATCCAAAATTGCCGGGACCTGTTCTGATTACGCGATCGTGGCTTCCATTGCTAGCCTGCCCATTCAAGCTGTGTTGAAGTATATCGCGCCGCTGGTGGTCCTCCTGATCGGCGGGTACGTCGTCACCTATTTTCTTATTATGGCTTTGAGCAAGGCGTTTTTCCCCGAGTACTGGTTTGAGCATGCGATGACCATTTGGGGAACCTGCTGTGGGGTGTTCCTGACCGGCCTGATGCTGCTGAAAATCTGTGATCCGGATTTCAAATCCAGTGTTCTGAACAACTATTCTGTGGGCTTTTCGTTCTCGTCTGTACTTGGGTACGTCATTATGCCCGCCTCAGTATTAATGATGCTGCACTACAGCTTTGGAGCTAATATGCTCTTCCAGTTCGGAATTCTGGTGGCCAGTTTGGTAGTTATTTTCTTCTCGGACCGTATTTACAAAGTCTCCGTAAAGAAGGGAGCAGAGAACGCATAA
- a CDS encoding LbetaH domain-containing protein, translating to MWIGRHAVVNGGVDIGSGSIIGSGSVVIKSIPSGVIAAGNPCKVIREVTPENTAYWEKRKLEFEQETALLH from the coding sequence GTGTGGATCGGAAGGCACGCGGTTGTCAACGGCGGTGTGGATATTGGCAGCGGCAGCATTATTGGCTCCGGATCAGTGGTCATAAAATCGATTCCGTCCGGGGTGATCGCCGCCGGAAATCCCTGCAAAGTGATTAGAGAAGTCACACCGGAAAATACAGCCTATTGGGAGAAACGCAAATTGGAATTCGAACAAGAGACAGCTCTGCTGCATTGA
- a CDS encoding CopG family transcriptional regulator, whose product MSLKKIGRPVSPDSKHTMFRVRLDDTSMSKLDECAKELKITRSDVVRKGIDQIHDDLKK is encoded by the coding sequence ATGTCGCTAAAGAAAATCGGGCGTCCGGTATCGCCCGATTCCAAGCATACAATGTTTCGTGTTCGTCTTGACGATACATCAATGTCTAAACTTGATGAATGCGCAAAAGAGTTGAAAATAACACGGTCAGATGTTGTACGCAAAGGAATTGATCAGATACATGACGACCTCAAAAAATGA